The proteins below come from a single Thermococcus sp. genomic window:
- a CDS encoding YkgJ family cysteine cluster protein translates to MKRWVATIDLETLEVDYDPSFKFKCVENCGKCCYELEIPLRDEDIAKIEELGYNAWEFVDYEKLFYRGNKFLGYAIRKRPFDGACIFLDPETKRCKIYDHRPLACRLYPFIFVKHGKKMEIYVKEDSFCPGLDHPEGKPVTKEFLLKEYQDIIESYRRKVLG, encoded by the coding sequence GTGAAAAGATGGGTCGCAACCATTGATTTAGAAACACTTGAAGTGGACTACGACCCATCTTTTAAATTTAAATGCGTTGAAAACTGTGGCAAATGCTGTTATGAGCTTGAAATTCCCCTGCGGGATGAAGATATAGCCAAAATCGAGGAGCTCGGCTACAATGCCTGGGAGTTCGTTGACTACGAGAAGCTCTTCTACAGGGGAAACAAATTCCTCGGCTACGCAATAAGAAAGAGACCCTTCGATGGGGCGTGTATCTTCCTCGACCCCGAAACGAAAAGGTGCAAAATCTACGACCACCGTCCCCTCGCCTGTAGGCTCTATCCGTTTATCTTCGTTAAGCATGGAAAAAAGATGGAAATCTACGTGAAGGAGGATTCCTTCTGTCCCGGACTTGACCATCCTGAGGGAAAACCCGTAACCAAGGAGTTTCTTCTGAAGGAATACCAGGATATCATAGAGAGCTACCGCCGAAAGGTTCTCGGGTGA
- a CDS encoding signal recognition particle protein Srp54, with the protein MALEKLGKALNNALKKLARSGTVDEATIKEVVRDIQRALLQADVNVKLVLQLTKTIQKRALEEEPPAGVSRKEHIIKIVYEELTKFLGTEAKPLEIKEKPTVLLTVGIQGSGKTTSVAKLARYLQKRGYKVGVVCSDTWRPGAYHQLRQLLDPYGIEVFGNPEEKDAVKLAREGVEHFREKGVDVIIVDSAGRHKEEKGLIEEMRQISEAIKPHEVILVIDGTIGQQAYNQALAFKEATPIGSIIVTKLDGSAKGGGALSAVAATGAPIKFIGVGERIDDLEPFDPKRFVSRLLGLGDIQGLLEKIEELQKQQEFKEEDVEKFLKGKFNLKDMYVQLEAMQKMGPLKQILQMIPGLGYSLPDDAIRVGEEKLKRYRVIMDSMTEEELEHPEIINYSRIKRIARGSGTSTAEVRELLNQYNQMKKMFKSMNKRKLAKMAKKFNLGGFGI; encoded by the coding sequence ATGGCATTAGAAAAGCTCGGAAAGGCCCTCAACAACGCCCTTAAAAAACTCGCCCGCTCCGGAACTGTTGATGAGGCAACGATAAAGGAAGTGGTCAGGGACATCCAGAGGGCCCTTCTGCAGGCGGACGTCAACGTTAAACTTGTCCTACAGCTCACTAAGACGATACAGAAAAGGGCCCTTGAGGAGGAACCGCCCGCGGGCGTAAGCAGGAAGGAGCACATAATCAAAATAGTCTACGAGGAGCTCACAAAGTTCCTTGGAACAGAGGCGAAGCCCCTCGAGATAAAGGAGAAGCCAACCGTTCTGCTTACTGTGGGTATTCAGGGTTCGGGAAAGACGACCAGTGTGGCGAAGCTTGCGAGATACCTTCAGAAGAGGGGCTACAAGGTCGGCGTCGTATGCTCCGACACCTGGCGTCCCGGAGCCTACCATCAGCTCAGACAGCTCCTCGACCCGTACGGTATTGAGGTCTTTGGAAATCCAGAGGAGAAGGACGCGGTTAAGCTCGCAAGAGAGGGAGTTGAGCACTTCCGCGAGAAGGGCGTTGATGTTATCATCGTGGACTCTGCCGGAAGGCACAAGGAAGAGAAAGGACTAATCGAGGAGATGAGGCAGATAAGCGAGGCAATAAAGCCCCACGAGGTCATCCTTGTCATAGACGGAACCATTGGTCAGCAGGCATACAACCAGGCGCTGGCATTTAAGGAGGCTACCCCGATAGGCTCAATAATAGTGACGAAGCTCGACGGAAGCGCAAAGGGTGGAGGTGCCCTCTCTGCAGTTGCCGCAACAGGTGCACCGATTAAGTTCATAGGCGTCGGTGAGAGAATAGACGATTTGGAGCCTTTCGACCCCAAGCGCTTCGTATCAAGGCTCCTCGGCCTTGGTGACATTCAGGGTCTCTTGGAGAAGATTGAAGAGCTCCAGAAACAGCAGGAGTTCAAGGAAGAGGACGTGGAGAAGTTCCTCAAGGGCAAATTCAACCTCAAGGACATGTACGTCCAGCTTGAAGCGATGCAGAAGATGGGACCGCTAAAGCAGATACTCCAGATGATTCCGGGTCTCGGTTACTCTTTGCCCGACGACGCAATAAGGGTTGGCGAGGAGAAGCTGAAAAGATACCGCGTGATTATGGACTCCATGACCGAAGAGGAGCTTGAACACCCGGAGATAATCAACTACTCAAGGATAAAGAGAATAGCCAGAGGTTCGGGAACGAGCACCGCTGAAGTCAGAGAGCTTTTAAACCAGTACAACCAAATGAAGAAGATGTTTAAGAGTATGAACAAGAGAAAACTCGCCAAGATGGCCAAAAAATTCAACCTTGGGGGGTTTGGGATATGA
- a CDS encoding phosphoribosyltransferase family protein, which yields MSQLKSVQEKLRLIRILRLLKKSYTYEELSKITGLPITVLNRYVRGKVLPSAERTKELLELLLPYINLEEEVKKRIKFDRHGFFDNMSVLSDTALMSLIAEEVAGRYFDKDVDKVLTAATDGIPLGVHIARELGVDVVYAKKKKEVGVEKFYEVSYVPSASGSVMTLYLPQWALKKGENVLIVDDVIRSGETQRALVEMTRQAGAKPVGMFFLISVGDIVEKLREEYEFPVESLIRLD from the coding sequence ATGAGCCAGTTGAAGTCCGTTCAAGAAAAGCTCAGACTCATCAGAATCTTAAGGCTCCTAAAGAAAAGTTACACCTACGAAGAACTATCTAAAATAACCGGTCTTCCAATAACGGTATTGAATAGATACGTTCGTGGAAAGGTTCTGCCAAGCGCTGAGAGAACAAAGGAACTACTCGAACTCCTTCTGCCTTACATAAACCTTGAGGAGGAAGTTAAGAAGAGGATAAAGTTTGACAGACACGGATTTTTTGACAATATGTCCGTTCTTAGTGATACTGCTCTCATGAGCCTCATAGCCGAAGAAGTCGCGGGAAGATACTTTGATAAAGATGTTGACAAAGTTTTAACAGCAGCAACAGATGGCATACCCTTGGGTGTTCATATAGCGAGAGAACTTGGGGTTGATGTCGTATACGCCAAGAAGAAGAAAGAAGTCGGTGTTGAGAAGTTCTACGAGGTCAGCTACGTCCCAAGTGCCTCGGGGAGTGTCATGACGCTCTACCTGCCCCAGTGGGCACTGAAGAAGGGAGAGAACGTACTCATAGTTGACGACGTCATAAGGAGCGGAGAAACCCAGAGGGCCCTCGTGGAGATGACGAGGCAGGCGGGTGCAAAGCCGGTAGGCATGTTCTTTCTCATAAGCGTTGGTGACATCGTGGAGAAACTCCGGGAGGAATACGAGTTCCCCGTTGAAAGCCTCATAAGGTTGGATTGA
- a CDS encoding Lrp/AsnC ligand binding domain-containing protein, whose translation MIEAFVLIVVKPGNEEKVYEKLKNDPRVKEAYRVYGEYDIILRVEVPTIDDLDKFHDETLRKIKEIEMTETLIASTYRG comes from the coding sequence ATGATTGAGGCCTTTGTCCTGATAGTTGTTAAGCCCGGAAATGAAGAAAAAGTCTATGAGAAGCTTAAGAACGATCCTAGAGTCAAGGAGGCGTACAGGGTTTACGGGGAATACGACATAATCCTTCGCGTTGAGGTTCCGACCATTGACGACTTGGACAAGTTCCACGACGAAACCCTCAGAAAAATAAAGGAAATCGAGATGACCGAAACTCTGATAGCCAGCACATATCGGGGGTGA